A part of Primulina eburnea isolate SZY01 chromosome 10, ASM2296580v1, whole genome shotgun sequence genomic DNA contains:
- the LOC140802827 gene encoding secreted RxLR effector protein 161-like — protein MSQLEYSRVIGSLMYLMSCTRPDIAYAVSKLSRFMSNPGVEHWKSIIRWLRYLRYTRDHGLHYTRYPAVIEGYNDANWISDMKDSKSTSGFVFTLRGAAIAWKSSKQIVIARSTMKSEFIALDKCAEEAEWLRHFLEDVPRWENQCGYTYTL, from the coding sequence ATGTCTCAATTAGAATACTCTCGTGTCATTGGAAGTCTGATGTACTTAATGAGTtgtacaagaccagacataGCATATGCAGTAAGCAAATTGAGTAGATTCATGAGTAATCCTGGAGTTGAACACTGGAAATCAATTATCAGATGGCTAAGATACTTAAGATACACTCGTGATCATGGGCTGCACTATACCAGATATCCTGCTGTTATTGAAGGATACAATGATGCAAATtggatatctgatatgaaagacTCAAAATCTACAAGTGGATTTGTATTCACTTTACGAGGTGCAGCCATTGCGTGGAAATCTTCTAAACAAATTGTAATAGCCAGATCCACAATGAAATCTGAGTTTATAGCTCTTGACAAGTGTGCTGAAGAGGCTGAATGGCTGCGTCACTTCTTAGAAGATGTTCCGAGATGGGAAAACCAGTGCGGCTATACGTATACATTGTGA
- the LOC140803239 gene encoding delta-1-pyrroline-5-carboxylate dehydrogenase 12A1, mitochondrial-like isoform X3 yields the protein MNLVQGSWTRSSNWNTILDPLNGESFIKVAEVDEKGILPFVESLSQCPKHGLHNPFKAPERYLMLGDVTAKAANKLSLPEVSDFFAKLIQRVAPKSYQQALGEVVVTQKFLENFCGDQVRFLARSFSVPGNHLGQHSHGFRWPYGPVAIITPFNFPLEIPVLQLMGALYMGNKPLLKVDSKVCIVMEQMIRLLHHCGLPKEDIDFINSDGNTMNKLLMEAKPRMTLFTGSSRVAEKLAVDLKGRIKLEDAGFDWKILGPDVQEEDYVAWVCDQDAYACSGQKCSAQSMLFMHENWSKTSLVSKLNDLAARRKLEDLTIGPVLTFTTEAMLNHTNKLLKIKGSKLLFGGEALHNHSIPAVYGAIKPTAVFIPLTEILKDDNYELVTKEIFGPFQILTEYKQDQLPLVLNILERMHAHLTAAIVSNDPLFLQEVIGHSVNGTTYAGLRARTTGAPQNHWFGPAGDPRGAGIGTPEAIKLVWSCHREVIYDLGPLPEKWEIPKAT from the exons ATGAATTTGG TGCAGGGAAGTTGGACTAGATCTTCTAATTGGAATACTATTTTGGATCCATTAAATGGAGAATCTTTTATTAAGGTCGCCGAAGTAGATGAAAAGGGAATACTT CCTTTTGTAGAGAGCTTGTCCCAGTGCCCCAAGCATGGTTTACACAATCCTTTTAAAGCACCAGAAAG GTATCTCATGCTTGGAGATGTAACAGCAAAAGCAGCCAACAAGCTCTCTCTTCCAGAG GTTTCGGATTTCTTTGCTAAATTGATACAAAGAGTGGCTCCAAAAAGTTACCAGCAAGCACTTGGTGAAGTAGTTGTCACTCAAAAATTTCTCGAGAATTTCTGTGGTGATCAG GTTCGATTCCTAGCTAGATCGTTTTCAGTACCTGGAAATCATCTTGGTCAGCATAGCCATGGTTTTCGGTGGCCTTACGGTCCT GTGGCAATTATTACTCCCTTCAATTTTCCTTTAGAAATTCCTGTGCTTCAGCTGATGGGTGCGCTCTACATGGGGAACAAGCCTCTGCTTAAAGTTGATAGCAAG gtttgCATAGTTATGGAACAAATGATTCGACTATTGCATCATTGTGGATTGCCTAAGGAGGACATTGATTTCATAAATTCTGATGGGAATACAATGAACAAACTTCTCATGGAG GCAAAACCACGGATGACTCTCTTCACCGGAAGTTCAAGAGTGGCCGAGAAATTGGCTGTTGACCTCAAGGGTCGTATCAAGTTGGAAGATGCTGGCTTCGACTGGAAGATTCTTGGCCCTGATGTTCAGGAG GAAGATTATGTTGCATGGGTTTGTGATCAAGATGCATATGCATGTAGCGGTCAAAAATGCTCCGCACAATCCATGTTGTTCATGCATGAG AACTGGTCTAAAACTTCACTCGTTAGTAAATTGAATGATCTTGCTGCTAGAAGGAAACTCGAAGATTTAACAATTGGTCCTGTCCTTACT TTTACAACAGAAGCAATGCTCAATCATACAAACAAATTGCTTAAGATAAAGGGATCGAAGCTTTTATTCGGTGGTGAAGCTTTACATAACCATTCTATTCCAgcagtatatggtgccattAAACCCACCGCTGTATTTATTCCACTCACAGAAATATTGAAGGATGATAATTATGAGTTGGTAACAAAAGAAATTTTTGGTCCGTTCCAA ATTCTCACGGAATACAAACAAGACCAACTTCCTTTGGTGTTGAACATTCTTGAAAGAATGCATGCACATTTAACAGCTGCAATAGTTTCAAATGATCCTCTATTCTTACAA GAAGTTATAGGTCATTCGGTTAATGGAACTACATATGCTGGTTTGAGGGCAAGAACAACTGGGGCCCCTCAAAACCACTG GTTTGGTCCGGCAGGTGATCCGAGAGGTGCAGGGATAGGGACTCCAGAAGCTATAAAGCTTGTTTGGTCGTGCCATCGGGAAGTCATTTACGACCTTGGCCCTCTGCCTGAAAAATGGGAAATTCCTAAGGCAACCTGA
- the LOC140803239 gene encoding delta-1-pyrroline-5-carboxylate dehydrogenase 12A1, mitochondrial-like isoform X2, giving the protein MYGSLGFRILKSKAPQHAFGNGFGTYNSSRFIHTLPFATVKVEEISGAQPAESDEFGYGSWTRSSNWNTILDPLNGESFIKVAEVDEKGILPFVESLSQCPKHGLHNPFKAPERYLMLGDVTAKAANKLSLPEVSDFFAKLIQRVAPKSYQQALGEVVVTQKFLENFCGDQVRFLARSFSVPGNHLGQHSHGFRWPYGPVAIITPFNFPLEIPVLQLMGALYMGNKPLLKVDSKVCIVMEQMIRLLHHCGLPKEDIDFINSDGNTMNKLLMEAKPRMTLFTGSSRVAEKLAVDLKGRIKLEDAGFDWKILGPDVQEEDYVAWVCDQDAYACSGQKCSAQSMLFMHENWSKTSLVSKLNDLAARRKLEDLTIGPVLTFTTEAMLNHTNKLLKIKGSKLLFGGEALHNHSIPAVYGAIKPTAVFIPLTEILKDDNYELVTKEIFGPFQILTEYKQDQLPLVLNILERMHAHLTAAIVSNDPLFLQEVIGHSVNGTTYAGLRARTTGAPQNHWFGPAGDPRGAGIGTPEAIKLVWSCHREVIYDLGPLPEKWEIPKAT; this is encoded by the exons ATGTACGGATCACTGGGATTCAGGATTTTGAAAAGCAAAGCGCCCCAACATGCTTTCGGGAATGGGTTCGGCACGTATAATTCTTCGAG ATTCATTCATACATTACCTTTTGCCACCGTGAAGGTTGAGGAAATATCAGGTGCTCAGCCTGCAGAAAGTGATGAATTTGGGTAC GGAAGTTGGACTAGATCTTCTAATTGGAATACTATTTTGGATCCATTAAATGGAGAATCTTTTATTAAGGTCGCCGAAGTAGATGAAAAGGGAATACTT CCTTTTGTAGAGAGCTTGTCCCAGTGCCCCAAGCATGGTTTACACAATCCTTTTAAAGCACCAGAAAG GTATCTCATGCTTGGAGATGTAACAGCAAAAGCAGCCAACAAGCTCTCTCTTCCAGAG GTTTCGGATTTCTTTGCTAAATTGATACAAAGAGTGGCTCCAAAAAGTTACCAGCAAGCACTTGGTGAAGTAGTTGTCACTCAAAAATTTCTCGAGAATTTCTGTGGTGATCAG GTTCGATTCCTAGCTAGATCGTTTTCAGTACCTGGAAATCATCTTGGTCAGCATAGCCATGGTTTTCGGTGGCCTTACGGTCCT GTGGCAATTATTACTCCCTTCAATTTTCCTTTAGAAATTCCTGTGCTTCAGCTGATGGGTGCGCTCTACATGGGGAACAAGCCTCTGCTTAAAGTTGATAGCAAG gtttgCATAGTTATGGAACAAATGATTCGACTATTGCATCATTGTGGATTGCCTAAGGAGGACATTGATTTCATAAATTCTGATGGGAATACAATGAACAAACTTCTCATGGAG GCAAAACCACGGATGACTCTCTTCACCGGAAGTTCAAGAGTGGCCGAGAAATTGGCTGTTGACCTCAAGGGTCGTATCAAGTTGGAAGATGCTGGCTTCGACTGGAAGATTCTTGGCCCTGATGTTCAGGAG GAAGATTATGTTGCATGGGTTTGTGATCAAGATGCATATGCATGTAGCGGTCAAAAATGCTCCGCACAATCCATGTTGTTCATGCATGAG AACTGGTCTAAAACTTCACTCGTTAGTAAATTGAATGATCTTGCTGCTAGAAGGAAACTCGAAGATTTAACAATTGGTCCTGTCCTTACT TTTACAACAGAAGCAATGCTCAATCATACAAACAAATTGCTTAAGATAAAGGGATCGAAGCTTTTATTCGGTGGTGAAGCTTTACATAACCATTCTATTCCAgcagtatatggtgccattAAACCCACCGCTGTATTTATTCCACTCACAGAAATATTGAAGGATGATAATTATGAGTTGGTAACAAAAGAAATTTTTGGTCCGTTCCAA ATTCTCACGGAATACAAACAAGACCAACTTCCTTTGGTGTTGAACATTCTTGAAAGAATGCATGCACATTTAACAGCTGCAATAGTTTCAAATGATCCTCTATTCTTACAA GAAGTTATAGGTCATTCGGTTAATGGAACTACATATGCTGGTTTGAGGGCAAGAACAACTGGGGCCCCTCAAAACCACTG GTTTGGTCCGGCAGGTGATCCGAGAGGTGCAGGGATAGGGACTCCAGAAGCTATAAAGCTTGTTTGGTCGTGCCATCGGGAAGTCATTTACGACCTTGGCCCTCTGCCTGAAAAATGGGAAATTCCTAAGGCAACCTGA
- the LOC140803239 gene encoding delta-1-pyrroline-5-carboxylate dehydrogenase 12A1, mitochondrial-like isoform X1 gives MYGSLGFRILKSKAPQHAFGNGFGTYNSSRFIHTLPFATVKVEEISGAQPAESDEFGYVIHDPKQSSFSLQGSWTRSSNWNTILDPLNGESFIKVAEVDEKGILPFVESLSQCPKHGLHNPFKAPERYLMLGDVTAKAANKLSLPEVSDFFAKLIQRVAPKSYQQALGEVVVTQKFLENFCGDQVRFLARSFSVPGNHLGQHSHGFRWPYGPVAIITPFNFPLEIPVLQLMGALYMGNKPLLKVDSKVCIVMEQMIRLLHHCGLPKEDIDFINSDGNTMNKLLMEAKPRMTLFTGSSRVAEKLAVDLKGRIKLEDAGFDWKILGPDVQEEDYVAWVCDQDAYACSGQKCSAQSMLFMHENWSKTSLVSKLNDLAARRKLEDLTIGPVLTFTTEAMLNHTNKLLKIKGSKLLFGGEALHNHSIPAVYGAIKPTAVFIPLTEILKDDNYELVTKEIFGPFQILTEYKQDQLPLVLNILERMHAHLTAAIVSNDPLFLQEVIGHSVNGTTYAGLRARTTGAPQNHWFGPAGDPRGAGIGTPEAIKLVWSCHREVIYDLGPLPEKWEIPKAT, from the exons ATGTACGGATCACTGGGATTCAGGATTTTGAAAAGCAAAGCGCCCCAACATGCTTTCGGGAATGGGTTCGGCACGTATAATTCTTCGAG ATTCATTCATACATTACCTTTTGCCACCGTGAAGGTTGAGGAAATATCAGGTGCTCAGCCTGCAGAAAGTGATGAATTTGGGTACGTAATACATGATCCAAAGCAGAGCTCATTTAGTT TGCAGGGAAGTTGGACTAGATCTTCTAATTGGAATACTATTTTGGATCCATTAAATGGAGAATCTTTTATTAAGGTCGCCGAAGTAGATGAAAAGGGAATACTT CCTTTTGTAGAGAGCTTGTCCCAGTGCCCCAAGCATGGTTTACACAATCCTTTTAAAGCACCAGAAAG GTATCTCATGCTTGGAGATGTAACAGCAAAAGCAGCCAACAAGCTCTCTCTTCCAGAG GTTTCGGATTTCTTTGCTAAATTGATACAAAGAGTGGCTCCAAAAAGTTACCAGCAAGCACTTGGTGAAGTAGTTGTCACTCAAAAATTTCTCGAGAATTTCTGTGGTGATCAG GTTCGATTCCTAGCTAGATCGTTTTCAGTACCTGGAAATCATCTTGGTCAGCATAGCCATGGTTTTCGGTGGCCTTACGGTCCT GTGGCAATTATTACTCCCTTCAATTTTCCTTTAGAAATTCCTGTGCTTCAGCTGATGGGTGCGCTCTACATGGGGAACAAGCCTCTGCTTAAAGTTGATAGCAAG gtttgCATAGTTATGGAACAAATGATTCGACTATTGCATCATTGTGGATTGCCTAAGGAGGACATTGATTTCATAAATTCTGATGGGAATACAATGAACAAACTTCTCATGGAG GCAAAACCACGGATGACTCTCTTCACCGGAAGTTCAAGAGTGGCCGAGAAATTGGCTGTTGACCTCAAGGGTCGTATCAAGTTGGAAGATGCTGGCTTCGACTGGAAGATTCTTGGCCCTGATGTTCAGGAG GAAGATTATGTTGCATGGGTTTGTGATCAAGATGCATATGCATGTAGCGGTCAAAAATGCTCCGCACAATCCATGTTGTTCATGCATGAG AACTGGTCTAAAACTTCACTCGTTAGTAAATTGAATGATCTTGCTGCTAGAAGGAAACTCGAAGATTTAACAATTGGTCCTGTCCTTACT TTTACAACAGAAGCAATGCTCAATCATACAAACAAATTGCTTAAGATAAAGGGATCGAAGCTTTTATTCGGTGGTGAAGCTTTACATAACCATTCTATTCCAgcagtatatggtgccattAAACCCACCGCTGTATTTATTCCACTCACAGAAATATTGAAGGATGATAATTATGAGTTGGTAACAAAAGAAATTTTTGGTCCGTTCCAA ATTCTCACGGAATACAAACAAGACCAACTTCCTTTGGTGTTGAACATTCTTGAAAGAATGCATGCACATTTAACAGCTGCAATAGTTTCAAATGATCCTCTATTCTTACAA GAAGTTATAGGTCATTCGGTTAATGGAACTACATATGCTGGTTTGAGGGCAAGAACAACTGGGGCCCCTCAAAACCACTG GTTTGGTCCGGCAGGTGATCCGAGAGGTGCAGGGATAGGGACTCCAGAAGCTATAAAGCTTGTTTGGTCGTGCCATCGGGAAGTCATTTACGACCTTGGCCCTCTGCCTGAAAAATGGGAAATTCCTAAGGCAACCTGA